Proteins encoded in a region of the Armatimonadota bacterium genome:
- a CDS encoding methyltransferase has product MEIKHAIYFADSRNMAELPDGSVHLVVTSPPYWHIKDYGCEGQIGYGQSLHEYLIDLSRVWRECYRVLQPGRRLCINIGDQFARSVVYGRYKVIPLHAEVIAQCETIGFDYMGAIIWQKKTTLNTTGGAVVMGSFPYPPNGIVELDYEFILLFKKPGNAVPQPAEVKQVSGLSRDEWKEYFSGHWHFGGARQVGHEAMFPEELPRRLIRMFSFVSETVLDPFLGSGTTAKVAIDLGRQAVGYEVQREFEPIIREKLGLKQQASFEVPIHFIHRQQPLAPVEPPADYAPRVQDVRPVADFKKQTEPAVKVSAIVDERTLQLEDGRLVHLLGVTVPPEQRDRAIAYLRRYVQGKRVVIKCEEELRENGQTVNAYVYLSNRLFINRKMIEMGLAQPGR; this is encoded by the coding sequence GTGGAAATAAAACACGCCATATACTTCGCCGACAGCCGCAATATGGCGGAACTGCCCGACGGAAGCGTCCATCTCGTCGTTACCTCACCGCCTTACTGGCACATCAAGGACTACGGCTGCGAGGGGCAAATCGGTTACGGGCAAAGCCTGCACGAATACCTGATAGACCTCTCCCGCGTGTGGCGCGAGTGCTATCGCGTGTTACAGCCCGGACGCAGGCTGTGCATCAACATCGGTGACCAGTTTGCGCGCAGCGTGGTGTACGGTCGCTACAAGGTCATCCCCCTGCATGCCGAAGTCATCGCGCAGTGCGAAACCATCGGCTTCGACTATATGGGCGCCATTATCTGGCAGAAGAAGACCACCCTGAACACCACTGGAGGCGCTGTGGTTATGGGCTCTTTTCCCTATCCGCCTAATGGCATCGTGGAGCTGGATTACGAGTTCATCCTGCTGTTCAAGAAACCGGGCAACGCCGTGCCCCAGCCTGCAGAGGTCAAGCAGGTTTCTGGGCTGAGCCGCGATGAGTGGAAGGAGTACTTCAGCGGGCACTGGCACTTCGGCGGAGCACGACAGGTGGGGCACGAGGCGATGTTCCCCGAAGAGTTGCCGAGGCGGTTGATACGGATGTTCTCCTTTGTCAGCGAGACGGTGTTAGACCCCTTTTTAGGCAGCGGTACTACGGCGAAAGTGGCGATAGATCTGGGCCGCCAGGCAGTGGGCTACGAGGTCCAGCGCGAGTTCGAACCGATTATCCGCGAGAAGCTGGGGCTGAAACAGCAGGCATCTTTCGAAGTGCCCATCCATTTCATCCATCGGCAGCAGCCATTGGCTCCTGTGGAGCCTCCAGCAGACTATGCGCCTCGCGTGCAGGACGTACGTCCTGTGGCCGATTTCAAAAAGCAGACAGAGCCTGCTGTGAAGGTCTCGGCGATAGTCGACGAGCGCACCTTGCAGCTAGAAGATGGCAGGCTGGTGCACCTGCTGGGGGTTACGGTACCACCGGAGCAGAGGGACCGAGCCATCGCGTATCTTCGACGTTACGTGCAGGGCAAGCGAGTCGTCATTAAGTGCGAAGAAGAATTACGGGAAAACGGACAGACGGTAAATGCGTATGTGTACCTGAGTAACCGCTTGTTCATCAACCGTAAGATGATCGAGATGGGCTTGGCACAGCCTGGAAGGTAA
- the hoxE gene encoding hydrogenase HoxE — protein MHFTKPSPPSDDKRWRIVEATMRRHGYDHNALIETLHSVQQTFGYLDTEALQYVAKALRVPLSKVYGVATFYHFFTLKPQGEHTCVVCMGTACYIKGAPHVVAAISEKYQIQPGETTADGKLSLLTARCIGACGLAPAVVFDGEVAGKVTPEEALQRIGRWTDQ, from the coding sequence ATGCATTTCACCAAACCATCTCCACCCTCAGACGACAAAAGGTGGCGTATTGTGGAAGCCACCATGCGTCGGCATGGGTATGACCACAATGCGTTGATTGAAACGCTGCACTCGGTCCAGCAGACCTTTGGGTATCTGGACACAGAGGCGTTGCAATATGTGGCGAAGGCGCTTCGAGTGCCTTTGAGCAAGGTGTACGGGGTGGCTACGTTCTACCACTTCTTCACCTTGAAGCCGCAGGGTGAGCACACCTGCGTGGTATGTATGGGAACCGCCTGCTACATCAAAGGCGCCCCCCACGTGGTGGCTGCCATTTCGGAGAAATACCAGATTCAACCGGGAGAGACCACAGCGGACGGCAAACTATCACTGCTCACGGCTCGTTGTATCGGTGCCTGTGGCTTGGCGCCCGCAGTGGTCTTCGACGGCGAGGTAGCGGGTAAGGTGACGCCAGAAGAGGCGCTACAGCGGATTGGGAGGTGGACCGACCAATGA
- a CDS encoding NADH dehydrogenase, protein MTPEELRRLAESHEEARPEPRHCIKVCVAAGCLSAGSDRVREALQNEIAQRGLENECEVKGVGCLGLCTAGPLMLVEPDGVMYQRVTEEDAPAIVESLGKKSVEQLVCPSDMSFFTKQYKIVLENSGVIDPEKIEDYIARDGYTALARVLEEMTPQEVIDEITRSGLRGRGGAGYPTGLKWSTVAKAGGSRKFVICNADEGDPGAFMDRSVLESDPHRVLEGMAIAAYAVGASQGFLYVRAEYPLAVKRLRTAIRQAERLGLLGNNICGTTFSFHVDIRLGAGAFVCGEETALIASIEGKRGQPRPRPPYPAEYGLWGYPTLINNVETFANVAPIIRNGGDWFASIGTEKSKGTKVFALAGRVRNTGLIEVPMGITLREIIFDIGGGIPDGHRFKAVQTGGPSGGCIPEQYLDMPVDYDSLAKVGSIMGSGGMIVMDETSCMVDVAKFFMDFCVSESCGKCVPCRVGTAQMYHLLNKITSGEATMEDLALLEELCDMVKYTSLCGLGQTAPNPVLSTLQYFREEYIAHIVDKQCPAGVCQMRQ, encoded by the coding sequence ATGACACCAGAAGAACTACGCAGGCTGGCTGAGTCTCACGAAGAGGCTCGTCCCGAACCCCGACACTGCATCAAGGTATGTGTGGCGGCTGGGTGTTTGTCTGCCGGGAGCGATCGCGTCCGGGAGGCTCTGCAGAACGAAATCGCTCAGCGTGGGTTGGAAAACGAGTGCGAGGTCAAGGGGGTAGGCTGCCTTGGCTTGTGCACGGCGGGTCCACTGATGCTTGTGGAGCCCGACGGCGTGATGTACCAGAGGGTCACCGAGGAGGATGCTCCTGCTATTGTGGAGAGCCTGGGGAAGAAGTCGGTGGAGCAGCTGGTATGCCCCTCCGACATGTCCTTCTTCACCAAGCAGTACAAGATTGTGCTGGAAAACAGCGGGGTGATCGACCCCGAGAAGATAGAGGACTATATTGCCCGTGACGGTTACACTGCGCTGGCTCGTGTGCTGGAGGAGATGACGCCTCAGGAAGTCATCGACGAGATTACCCGTAGTGGCTTGCGCGGGCGAGGCGGCGCGGGATATCCGACGGGCTTGAAGTGGAGCACCGTTGCCAAAGCGGGAGGCAGTCGCAAATTCGTCATCTGCAACGCTGACGAAGGCGATCCCGGCGCCTTCATGGACCGAAGTGTACTGGAGAGTGACCCCCACCGCGTGCTGGAAGGCATGGCGATCGCCGCTTATGCGGTAGGAGCCAGCCAGGGTTTCCTGTACGTGCGCGCGGAGTATCCGCTGGCGGTCAAGCGTCTGCGCACCGCTATTCGGCAGGCGGAGCGTCTGGGTCTGCTGGGGAACAACATCTGTGGAACGACCTTCAGCTTCCACGTGGATATCCGCCTCGGCGCGGGTGCTTTTGTGTGCGGCGAGGAAACAGCCCTCATCGCCTCTATCGAGGGCAAGCGCGGACAGCCGCGTCCCCGTCCGCCCTATCCTGCCGAGTACGGATTATGGGGCTATCCCACCCTGATTAACAACGTGGAGACCTTCGCTAATGTTGCACCCATCATCCGCAACGGTGGGGACTGGTTCGCCAGCATCGGTACAGAAAAGAGCAAGGGAACGAAGGTTTTCGCGCTCGCAGGGCGTGTCAGGAACACCGGCTTGATTGAGGTGCCAATGGGTATCACCCTGCGCGAGATTATTTTCGACATTGGTGGCGGTATACCCGATGGGCATCGATTCAAGGCGGTGCAGACCGGTGGCCCCTCTGGTGGATGTATTCCCGAACAGTATCTGGACATGCCTGTAGACTACGATTCGCTGGCGAAGGTCGGTTCCATCATGGGTTCAGGGGGCATGATCGTAATGGACGAGACCTCCTGCATGGTGGACGTAGCAAAGTTCTTTATGGACTTCTGCGTTTCCGAGTCCTGCGGCAAGTGTGTACCTTGCCGCGTCGGCACCGCGCAGATGTACCACCTTTTGAACAAGATAACCTCCGGTGAGGCGACCATGGAAGACCTTGCCCTACTGGAGGAACTGTGTGACATGGTGAAGTACACCAGCCTGTGTGGACTGGGACAAACTGCCCCCAACCCCGTGCTGAGCACGCTCCAGTACTTCCGCGAGGAGTACATTGCCCACATCGTGGACAAACAGTGTCCTGCCGGGGTATGTCAGATGCGTCAGTAG